Within the Cydia strobilella chromosome 25, ilCydStro3.1, whole genome shotgun sequence genome, the region gatttaagactatcgctgtgccctaccagggtccatgtgaaacccactatgtatgtaccaccaaatgtaaaccatggatgcaataaataaattatgaatctatctttgctaatagttTTAAAAGTACTGATGTGTTgttactttaaattttaaatagtagACAATACGCGATTTTAAGTGTAATTTGAGATATGCAAAGAATAAAGACTGTTAAGCTATAGAGCTTGCATATACagtgactaaaaaataagtgcattcccgttgccagggaggttttgggattatactgagcaacttttactatgggaaatcgcgaaaaaaatttaccTTCCCATAAGAAATGGAccggccaaaatgtatgaaacatccaaatttttttcgctatttcggggttggtcccatagtaaaagttgctcagaatAATCGCAAAACGgcatggcaacgggaatgcacttattttttagccaccctgtagaTGCAGTTGCAATTCCTAGCGAGGTCTTTCCCATcccggaacaatggtgttcaggacctttgggaggcatgCGCGGAGCCTAAGCCAACACGTAGTACCTTTTGACACTTTTATGACATATATGTatggggtacaccgagcggatgctgcccttgcccgtgtcatgggacacACGCAGAGACAGCACCCGCCAGGGGTGCTGTCCTGCCAGGATGTAAAGGCTATTTgaagttgatggaatctaaaaagAACAAGAGTGAAAACGATGGACTAAgaactttttcatttcatttattccttgcttAGTGTGTGTACCATACCAAAGATCTTATGCATAAATCATTACATGTCTCAACACAACcctggggtctctattgtttcccatatagttttaagtcataatgtattgtttgtccacattttcgttagacataatttggtttttctcagaaacttttcaggattgccataaaacaaacccaacctaacctaactatctatataggataacctgaggaaaatcctgaaaagttaacggtttcagaattatgacaaGGGACCCCGAgggtattaataaaatataataataataaactgggCTAAtgaggaggatataaccaataTGGAGCATGGAGCCGAGACGCGCACTAATTTCTATCTGAAAAAAATTTCGGCGCGGGGACGAGGTAACGCACACAAATAATGTTAACACTAATGCATTTTTTGCATGCGTTGCTACACACGCACACGACAAAATTATCGAACACTAGCATAAACTATATTCACACAAGTGCAAGAACAAACGGGTCTGTAACACAAGTGCGACCACGGGTGCGACGATTGTGCGACATATTTCTTTTTAACGACACTGCAATTCTGCGATAATATATTGTTCGTGCGAAAAATTATTAGGCGATGCACGATGCGATACGATGTGTCGTTTAAGCGAAtccttaagggccctccacactcgtgcgcgaattgtggcgcgaagccgcgaatgtaagtgtggagtctagttcgctaatcagcgaaatcgactccacactcgcgtttgcgggACGGGCTTTTAGTTCACCATAGACAAAAAACGGTCAAAAgctataagaagaaaaaaaaatatattcacctTTGGTAATCCAAAAGTTGGTATGGAACACTGTTTTAATCTCTTCGCGTTATTAGATCGTGTTATAAAACAGGAAATTTCAAAATGCTGGGAGCAAATTGTGCTAGTACGTTTAGGAGACCATGACACATGATTTCCACAGGCTCGGATCCAGATATCCCGTGTCATTACATCTTTTGGAaatctgaaaaataaataaaaataataatatatcgatattggtttttatttttatggtgtCGCATCACTAACTTtggtcacagattatataattttGGTACAGTAATAccagagtaataaattaaaagtgccTATTTATGGAAAGTTACAACCGTAGataccttaaaataaataaaatacaatcttAAGCATacaatatttgaaattttaaataaaaatataatatgtagaaAGTAaggaaaattttttttaaacagtagTCTAGGTATTGGTAATTTcacgttatttatgattaataCTATTTATTTGATTGAATGGATTATggtgatataaaaataatgtgttatatacattatataataataagcaaCGCAAATTAGAAGTtacacataattaaatataaaatctaGTACCATtaaattaagtacatatgtaactagagactgatgaccccacagtcaaactcattattgagttttgcggggctatgattattgtatgaatactctgtattttattaaattaataaataataataaatgaagtGGTATCACTTTCAGATTGAcaatgtattttagtttttagcaAAGTTAATGCACTATTTGATAATAATTAGATGTAATATTACTTACAGATGAAAAGAAACGTTATCTTTATGTACGCTAGAAGTATCCGATCTCTTTTTGCACGAGAACACGCTGCAATTCGGCATTTTCAGCTCCTATCCTTCCGCTTAGACTGACATTTGCTGAATGGCGTATGACGTGTGGCAAATACATAGTTGTGTATAACCTCGATGACCGGCGGCCGAGGACTTTTGGCAGAGGGGAACGCCCGTTAATGACTACTCCAtattggttatatcctcctaggggctatgggataaaaaaccggacgtcTACCTAGTAAAACGGTATACAATTTAATTCACTGACTCGGGATAGGGAAGAATCTAATAAAAGAAAACCTTATGTATTGTTTTCAAGgtttcattaaattattaaaaaattgagcACAAGTCTAAGTTTATGATTTACCCGTTTAATAGCTACGGTGCCACAGACAGGCACACGAACATTCATAGCGGTCATTATAACATcccttttcaacacacttgctccgatttttggctcataatcctagatattaaacacgcgtgctctttcagtgtattattccactcgtgctttttcattatattatccgactgagttaagaagctaactgattgctaataatatgcatggaaagggagccttctttaattggtcggactggcgggcacgggcgcgcccgaccgcctgcgcggtgcgcggcccggccggcagtacgagtatgacagatgaaacacacaatactaactgtaaaaactattcaaatttgattaatatgaaagttttttttttctcacaagtgtgttgaaaaacgtcgtatgaaacgcgtatgcattggtcattacacacatcggctttcttattgcgcgctcgcttacagctcgcgcgcacaatatcgcctcgtgtgtaatgaccaacttagcacacttgtatcataatttaCTATTTGGGTCGGGGGATCCAAATAAAAACGCTACATTATATTACGAAATACATTTATTGACaacaaataaattcaaattgtGCCTaagcttataaataatacatctaCAAAATCAACCACCTCTTACAGAAGTTTTACCTATTTTGTTCTCTCCATTATGTTACACATTATTTGAAATACTAGCTAGTAGCTACAGATCAGAAAATATGTAGTTATCGCAGAGACAAGTAATTGCGTACATTATTTTAGGGGTGCATCGACTTTAGCGTTCCATGGTTAGTATCCAGGAAAAAATCACttttaattcttatttaataaataaataaaataaaatcatttatttcgaccaacgAAGTTTAGATaactgtatttaaatttaacaaacatgcatttttgtgataGTTATTATATATAAGCCATTtccataattattttaatttattttatatttgttagtatgtaatgtttgacgatcatgataagataagtataattttgacattgatgcaaatttttagtgtaatttttatcctgaaataaaataaaatcaaatctcAAATCTAAATAttgatacattttttatatgtagAAAATGACAGAATTAGAACACAAAAAAGTTGTTCCATCCTTAACTCTCACAGAGTTTAATATAGTCGGGAGTAGTCGGGCCTCATCGTTAATGTCAatattctatgaaaatatgacatgtATAACTACACTTTGTCCTATTTAAATCTGTGCAATCTTAGCTTAGAGTTAGACGCACTTTAGATTGGGATAAACTATTTAGGGGAGGACAAATACCAGGTTAAGTGGTGCCATCTACAACGTCGATTAGGTCAGGAACTTTGTATGACAAGCAGTTCTTAATATTTACTTGTCTCTGATAACAAAACCTTTTATATATTCATCAACCGAAAGCACACGCTTTGCGTGTTTTTTTACATCCAAAAACTTTTATTAATGAAGGTGAAGGTAAACAGTTACCCATGACAATGGACGTCTGCAACAATGCACGCTGGCctagcgagatggccatgcgatggttatggctcctctacacgatggcccagcgctgggccaGCGAGATGGGctacgtgtagatgcgtacgcgccATCgttggcccactacctttggtGTGCGGATGAAAAACCGACACCATGGCCATTCCatcgccataagccatccgacaccactaccctctctaaaCGCTGGCCAGTATGATGGTTGATGGCccatagtgtagaggagccatcacAGTTTTTGTTGGTGCTGTAAGCTCGCGACTTTTGGGttagtatttaaattattctaCAATTTAATACTTTCTTGCCTATCCCTATTTTTGCCAACCACCATATATACAATATGTTACATGGCACGaataaacaatttgttattaatgttaatagttattataataAACGTCTTATTTACATAAGTGTTTACAtctgtgtcgttttcaagcaaaaggtaccacattgtcgcttgccataaggaagctctgacaggtttttcgtaaaaagatacaagccattttcgtccttatggtaagagacaatgtggtaccttttgattgaaaacgtcacatctaATAACGTATGTTATAAAAGTGGAAATCTACAGAGATGTGGGGAGAAGGTTCATGTGTTGCACAAAAGTTAGTCTGCGTTTCCACCAgtgatgtgcgaggatgcgtggGATGTTTGTATTTACATATGCCTACCTACACCTACGCATCTTCTCACATTCCTGGTGGAAATACAGCCGTAactgcggtgtggatgcaccACCAGACCAGATCAGACAAGATGGTGTTCGACcagatatacacggtggctaaaaaatgactgcacgggtcactcacgtattattaagtcgaatagctcgacatgtttcgatctgtcgtgagtgacccgttaaaaaataatttaatatgtttgagtctcacgggcgttttatagttaaaactgcatacccgttgccagggaggttttgggattatactgagcaacttctcCTATGGGACCGACCAcgtaatcgcgaaaaaaatgctttgggagggtaatttttaaACTTCCCTGGCAACCGGAATGCACACAGACTGTCAAGTTGCCTTTTTGTGGAGGTTGACAGTTGTTATTATGCAATTGTCTCTGGATTACTATGGATTATGGAATCATTCATAAACTTAAGAAAGGCCCGTTGTTCCATATAGGCCATAGGCTCCATATTTGAACTTTGGTGTACACATACTGTaagcgcgcgaattccgtgcatgGCTGAGGAATGttcacccccccacttcctcgacctccgaatgcacggaattggtgCGCGGACAGTACTCTACACACCATAATATATCAGAtcttacataaataataaatagacaaTTCAGATATTTTacattccacgggctgtcccgtacagacgcattttatttcctgtgttgcTACTTTTTTTTCGTCATTTAAAGCGGGCGATTgtttttctgtaaaaaaaaaattataccacgaaggtggcaaacaagcatacggcccgcctgatggtaagcagtcaccgtagcctatggacgtctgcaacaccagagatattacatgcgcgttgccgaccctttaaaaacctgtacactccttttttaaataaaatcctcctgtaaatatttttgaccatttgttaTTTGTCATTTGTCATAGGAAActcttatacctgcaaatcttcagaaaattcgcgtttgtacgggacaacggtagacaatttcatggaatgctccatAATGTGTACATTGATACATTCATAAAATCAAATTAGTATTCccataaattttatttgtgctATGTCGCTAAAAcaataccataaataaatattttgctcCTATTCCTAATTAACaaccacaaacaaaaataccgcttgtaataaaactatgtacatgtgtgtgtatgtatgtacattagAGTTacaccaagataagtctgcaacgattttgatagcacacgcagtgcaagtgttattttaaacgtcaaacgtcaaacttgtatgaaatatgacgtataaataaataacacttgcacttgcACTTGCACATCATTAAACTCTAAATAGCGTCTTATCTTTTATAATCTAATGcgtctaattatttatgtttaattctatacttcatatttattttatatatcgttttcttctcttccacttccttcatgttggcactattaacgttctgtcacccacttcccgcttttctactaatttttgtattcgtcatgtgtttgtctgtgatgttcataacaattattcgtttttaggttttcccaACCACACCTCCCAGACTACCGAACATTcgcctcacgtgtgaaagtcaaaaatcgacattggcaaattcaccccgtgaaaaattgcggggagtaaaagccagataggaaaaaaaaaaaaaaaacgcactgcgtgtgctgtcaaaatcgttgcagacttatcttggtctaactctaagtgTATAATATAAAGGCGTGTGTACAGTAACtacaaaaacacaaatcaaaatatttcataaaataatttgatttgttccctagttgaataATGTAGCTGCGGAAACCAAAGTTACTTTTGAACATGAACATGATAATTCTAATATCCTCACCAACCGCTATTGATTCTGACTTTCAGTCGCTTCACTCTTGAAATTCATCGGCTCTATTTGCATCGGTTCCATTTGCATGTGCTCCATCGGCATCTGGGCTTCAGTTTCCATGCCCTGCTTCGGTCGACCTGGTCTCCGGGATCTCAGCATTTCCCTCTTCCATTCTGCAGTTTCCATGGTTTCCGGAGTTATAACTACCTCACCTGTAGCTGGGTTTATAGGGTATAAACCTTCTGGAGTGTGCTTCTTTTTCGCCATGTCCATACCATGGCGGCGTTTCATATGTTTGTTATAATTCGGCCAGTTTGTGAAGTCCCGTTGGCAGAATTCGCAAGAATATGGTTTGATACCTGTGTGCTGACGGACGTGTTGGTTTAAAATGGTTTTGAATCGGAAGCTCTTACCGCAGTACGAGCAGATGTAAGGGAGCTCATCCGTATGTACAATCTGGTGGGATTTCAGCTGTTTCGGTAAACGGAAACAACGGCCGCACTGATCGCAAGAGTGTGGCTTGTTGCCATCATGGACTCCAACATGGTTCCGTAGCTGGCCTAGTGTTTTAAAGCCAAACTTGCAGATCTTGCATTTGTACGGTCTTGTATCATCATGCAGTAGCATGTGTCCGGCTAGATTCTGCTTGTTAAAGAAGCATTTTCCACATTTCTCACAGGTATGATCCCGTTTCCTATCTGTATGTGTCAGAAGATGAGACGTCAAGCTCCCTTTGCTTTTAAACTCCTTTTTACATAAGACACAAGTACGGTCATCGCTGACCAGCTCCGGAGGGACGATTCGAGGAGCTCTCTTCTCTCTATAATAAATGCTGGTATGTTCGTTTAACTCTTCTAAGTTAGGGAAGCATGTATTGCAGCCTTTGCAGATGTACTCTGAAGTTCTATGTTCATTTTTATGATTGCTCATTTGATTCTGCTTCGTAAAACTCT harbors:
- the LOC134752563 gene encoding gastrula zinc finger protein XlCGF26.1-like, with the translated sequence MENAHCRLCAELKPLNKLIHLQSEAEWIEIVKKLKRLNARTLGLFTDEVLPKTVCFVCVRSLDRAFEFILNVEHAQEMLNTILVRNVKKEELSDDSDREEAFLEEQAETIANSIKVKLEILESESVALSAHQGEPKKKKKTTKCRSLDSLPLSQLKLTWKDYSWTCSFCETQYKSAEELKTHSMQYHHCCNAFKCGDCNLKKQKLDSFLVHVKRHRRNLKLSCYVCHKSFTKQNQMSNHKNEHRTSEYICKGCNTCFPNLEELNEHTSIYYREKRAPRIVPPELVSDDRTCVLCKKEFKSKGSLTSHLLTHTDRKRDHTCEKCGKCFFNKQNLAGHMLLHDDTRPYKCKICKFGFKTLGQLRNHVGVHDGNKPHSCDQCGRCFRLPKQLKSHQIVHTDELPYICSYCGKSFRFKTILNQHVRQHTGIKPYSCEFCQRDFTNWPNYNKHMKRRHGMDMAKKKHTPEGLYPINPATGEVVITPETMETAEWKREMLRSRRPGRPKQGMETEAQMPMEHMQMEPMQIEPMNFKSEATESQNQ